One region of Thermoleophilia bacterium genomic DNA includes:
- a CDS encoding metallophosphoesterase: MARKGYRRFCRLRYAALVIFVALAAIMGYGYVETFRLEVKEYHVACPDLPESFAGIRVALVSDIHRSPFFSQQRVRAVVDRVNSLAPDLVVLGGDYVYLGTKYADSCFTELARLHAPLGCFGVLGNHDYESGANGTRAGPYATVKAAKNAGITLLLDQGIWLTREGRRIRLAGVTDYSVDKPDLEQALGDAGGGDFVILVSHNPDFVEEIPAGVVDLVLSGHTHGGQITFFGRWAPYVPSDYGQKYRTGLISQGPSSVIVSNGIGTSTIPPIRLGARPQIVLVTLEHR; the protein is encoded by the coding sequence ATGGCCCGCAAAGGCTACCGAAGATTCTGTCGCCTGCGCTATGCAGCCCTTGTGATCTTTGTGGCGCTCGCCGCCATTATGGGCTACGGATACGTTGAAACCTTCCGGTTGGAGGTCAAGGAGTACCATGTTGCTTGCCCCGACCTCCCCGAATCTTTTGCAGGGATTCGGGTCGCTCTAGTGTCTGATATCCACCGAAGCCCGTTTTTCTCGCAACAGAGAGTCCGAGCAGTAGTCGACCGAGTTAATTCCCTAGCGCCCGATCTGGTGGTCCTCGGTGGGGACTACGTCTATCTTGGAACCAAGTACGCTGACTCCTGTTTTACCGAGCTTGCCCGCCTCCACGCTCCGCTTGGCTGCTTCGGCGTTCTGGGCAACCACGATTATGAGAGCGGCGCTAACGGCACTCGGGCCGGCCCCTACGCTACCGTCAAAGCAGCCAAGAACGCCGGCATCACGCTTTTGCTAGACCAGGGAATTTGGCTAACAAGAGAAGGCAGACGCATCCGCCTGGCTGGTGTGACAGACTACAGCGTGGACAAACCCGACCTCGAGCAGGCTCTCGGGGATGCAGGCGGCGGAGATTTCGTAATCCTAGTCTCCCACAACCCTGACTTTGTCGAGGAGATACCAGCAGGAGTAGTCGACCTTGTGTTGTCGGGTCACACGCACGGGGGACAAATTACCTTCTTCGGTCGATGGGCTCCGTATGTCCCCTCTGACTATGGGCAAAAATACAGGACGGGCCTTATATCTCAGGGGCCCAGTTCAGTCATTGTCTCCAACGGCATCGGAACTAGCACCATCCCACCCATCAGACTCGGCGCCCGTCCCCAGATAGTCCTGGTTACCTTGGAGCACCGCTAG
- a CDS encoding aspartate-semialdehyde dehydrogenase, protein MTREYRVAVVGATGAVGREMQKVLAERKFPVKELVALATAKSAGTRLDFLGEEVVVQELTEESFKDVDLALFSAGGGTSLKYAPIAREAGCVVVDNSSAWRMDPEVPLVVPEVNPDDVNWHKGIIANPNCSTIQMVVVLKPLHDEARVTRVVVSTYQAVSGTGAKAINELINQTKQVLAGEELEIKVYPHQIAFNCLPHIDVFLEDGYTKEERKMVDETKKIMGDPSIAVSATCVRVPVLNGHSEAVNVQFARPLSPERARELLAAAPGVKLLDDPENKVYPMPILASGKDDTYVGRIRRDPTVENGLNMWIVADNLRKGAALNAVQIAELLVERDLVRVPR, encoded by the coding sequence ATGACCAGAGAGTATCGCGTAGCTGTGGTAGGCGCCACGGGTGCTGTGGGGCGAGAAATGCAGAAGGTTCTTGCCGAGCGAAAATTTCCCGTCAAAGAGCTCGTCGCCCTGGCTACTGCGAAATCGGCCGGAACACGTCTTGACTTCCTGGGCGAAGAGGTCGTTGTTCAAGAGCTGACAGAAGAAAGCTTCAAGGATGTCGACCTCGCCTTGTTTTCGGCTGGGGGAGGTACCTCACTTAAGTACGCACCCATCGCCCGAGAGGCAGGATGCGTCGTGGTTGACAACTCGTCCGCCTGGCGCATGGATCCCGAGGTTCCTCTTGTTGTGCCCGAGGTCAACCCAGACGACGTCAACTGGCACAAGGGCATCATTGCTAACCCCAACTGTTCCACCATTCAAATGGTGGTGGTACTCAAGCCTCTTCACGACGAGGCGCGCGTAACGCGCGTGGTGGTGTCCACCTACCAGGCGGTGTCGGGAACGGGAGCAAAGGCGATAAACGAACTTATTAATCAGACCAAACAGGTGCTCGCCGGAGAAGAGCTTGAGATAAAGGTTTATCCCCATCAGATTGCTTTTAACTGCCTGCCTCACATTGACGTGTTTCTAGAGGACGGGTACACCAAGGAAGAGCGCAAGATGGTGGATGAAACCAAGAAGATCATGGGAGATCCATCCATTGCCGTCAGCGCTACCTGCGTCCGTGTGCCCGTGCTGAATGGTCATTCAGAGGCGGTAAATGTGCAGTTTGCCAGACCTTTGAGCCCTGAACGCGCTCGAGAGTTGCTTGCTGCAGCTCCCGGAGTCAAATTGTTAGACGATCCGGAGAATAAGGTGTATCCCATGCCCATCCTGGCCTCGGGTAAGGACGACACATATGTTGGCCGCATCAGGCGCGATCCGACTGTAGAGAACGGCCTTAACATGTGGATTGTGGCTGACAACCTGCGGAAAGGGGCGGCGCTTAACGCCGTACAAATCGCTGAGCTCTTGGTAGAAAGAGATTTGGTTCGAGTGCCCCGCTAG
- a CDS encoding SpoIIE family protein phosphatase yields the protein METATVIDELAQVLEDIQNADSFRAAAHRLTSWARAFTGCQGAVLRLLADDGNTWLAACALDGHSPSFVRDEVLVHTTECICGHVAIGAFDSSLPFLTPNGSFVCESLSTFPGSRAADELRTLRGRCLQEGYESLAVIPVKARGKPIGSLHLADSRPHAFDERITVVESVCRLAGHELLRHRSRERDQVLLETIGLSLLPASVPEAPGLEAGVAIVSATELAKAGGDFYDVYDLGAAGVLLVVGDVSGRGLEALGIATQVRYTIQAQVTANRRPAQVLGQANQLLVKILPERRFVTIALCLVDPTRRSVTVCLAGHPPPVVAHRGGARQLGDKPNGPLGVFEDLTFSESSHRLEPGETLILYTDGVTEARKANKLFGLEGLCAVAQSVADRHPQEVADSVCHASLEFHDPQLPADDRLVLAVRLRR from the coding sequence ATGGAGACAGCAACGGTCATAGATGAACTTGCTCAAGTGCTCGAGGACATCCAGAACGCGGATTCGTTTCGAGCGGCAGCACACCGCCTTACTTCCTGGGCTCGTGCCTTTACCGGCTGCCAAGGCGCTGTACTTCGGTTGCTCGCCGACGACGGCAATACTTGGCTTGCTGCTTGTGCCCTCGATGGACATAGCCCAAGCTTCGTGCGTGATGAGGTGTTGGTGCACACGACGGAATGCATTTGTGGGCATGTGGCTATCGGCGCGTTTGACTCTAGTCTCCCTTTTTTAACCCCAAACGGATCCTTTGTCTGTGAATCTCTAAGCACTTTCCCCGGCTCTCGCGCCGCCGATGAACTCCGGACGCTGCGGGGCAGGTGCTTACAAGAAGGTTACGAATCGTTGGCAGTGATTCCGGTCAAGGCACGCGGGAAGCCTATCGGCTCACTTCATCTGGCTGACAGTAGACCGCATGCCTTTGACGAGAGAATCACGGTGGTCGAGTCGGTGTGTCGCCTGGCCGGACACGAGCTTTTAAGACACCGCTCGCGCGAGCGCGACCAGGTATTGCTGGAGACCATAGGCCTTTCGCTTCTTCCCGCTTCCGTACCGGAGGCTCCAGGGCTGGAAGCGGGCGTTGCCATCGTATCGGCTACCGAGCTTGCCAAAGCAGGAGGCGACTTCTACGACGTGTACGACCTCGGTGCAGCGGGAGTGCTACTGGTGGTAGGCGACGTGTCGGGCAGGGGGTTGGAGGCCCTTGGCATAGCTACACAGGTCCGCTACACCATTCAGGCCCAGGTGACAGCAAACCGCCGCCCTGCGCAGGTTCTCGGGCAAGCCAACCAGCTACTCGTCAAGATTTTGCCCGAGCGGCGTTTTGTGACCATAGCTTTGTGTCTTGTCGACCCTACCCGGCGCAGCGTGACCGTTTGTCTTGCTGGACATCCTCCGCCAGTAGTCGCTCACCGCGGCGGAGCAAGACAGCTAGGGGACAAGCCTAACGGGCCGCTCGGAGTGTTTGAGGATCTTACTTTTTCTGAAAGCTCTCATCGTCTGGAACCGGGGGAAACGCTCATCCTTTATACAGACGGGGTAACCGAAGCCAGAAAAGCCAACAAGTTGTTCGGTCTCGAGGGCCTATGTGCCGTGGCGCAGTCAGTGGCGGATCGTCACCCACAAGAGGTTGCCGACTCCGTGTGCCACGCCTCTCTCGAATTCCATGATCCCCAGTTGCCAGCGGATGACAGGCTAGTGCTGGCAGTGCGTCTTCGCCGATAG
- a CDS encoding isoprenylcysteine carboxylmethyltransferase family protein — protein sequence MELALNIALIIIYTAFSAIRIHYQVRAQKRRVPTVIQESRLYSALLSLLICYEVLTFFLYLLAPRVLAWASLPLQAWLRWSGLVLAIAALALFVWVHHHLGRNFSVSLRIFRDQALVTTGPYRWVRHPMYTAFLVLHVAAFLMTANWFIGITWMGGLVVILVLRVRREEAMMCEHFGEEYGSYMRRTGRLIPPILRILKGSLRMPGAA from the coding sequence GTGGAATTAGCTCTCAACATCGCTCTTATCATCATCTACACCGCCTTCTCGGCCATCCGGATCCACTATCAAGTTAGGGCCCAGAAGAGGCGTGTGCCCACGGTTATTCAAGAGAGTCGGCTTTACTCGGCGTTGCTTAGCCTACTCATATGCTATGAGGTTCTTACTTTCTTTCTGTATCTGCTTGCCCCGCGGGTTCTGGCCTGGGCGTCTTTGCCTCTTCAGGCGTGGCTGCGGTGGTCGGGATTGGTTCTTGCTATAGCTGCTTTGGCCTTGTTCGTTTGGGTTCATCATCACCTTGGCCGGAACTTTTCAGTAAGCCTCCGGATTTTTCGTGACCAGGCACTGGTTACCACTGGCCCGTATCGGTGGGTGAGGCACCCAATGTACACGGCTTTTCTGGTGCTGCACGTGGCAGCGTTTCTTATGACGGCCAATTGGTTTATTGGAATCACTTGGATGGGGGGACTCGTTGTGATACTGGTACTGCGGGTGCGGCGCGAAGAAGCGATGATGTGCGAGCACTTTGGGGAGGAGTATGGCTCCTACATGCGGCGAACTGGCAGACTGATACCCCCCATTCTTCGTATTTTGAAAGGTTCTCTGCGAATGCCGGGTGCGGCTTGA
- a CDS encoding ABC transporter permease produces the protein MRRVLYIASKEILQTRRDRLAALFTLILPVVFTVFLGLIIPDTGEESSPLPLGLVDQDQTPASQQLIEELGASPLVEVKLFDAQKIETAVQNQEVAAGLVIPRGYEAARTAQTPVVLTLIRLDTLSAAQTAQQAVQDVLSRADIVARAAKVAVEQLRARTGTAPELNSEANAESLEESAQKLVKQELDSPRVAVQVTDAKGASTLIPGGFDQSSTGSLVTWVLFSLLTIATTLPWERKQGLLRRLAVSGVAAGTVLSGKMLAMVAMTLLQQIFLVLLGQFAFGVDYLSSPAALVLTMVSLSALASTLGLLISSLFRSEAAVVAVTIIVAQLLGALSGGWFPLEITSSAFSRVAHVLPTAWIVGALHRIVLEGAAAGDLLLHFGVVWAWVVPLFLLAVWRFRAAARY, from the coding sequence GTGAGAAGGGTCTTGTACATAGCCAGCAAAGAGATTCTGCAGACGCGTCGCGACCGGCTGGCTGCTCTTTTTACCCTCATTCTGCCGGTGGTCTTCACGGTTTTTCTAGGTCTCATAATCCCTGACACCGGGGAGGAAAGTAGTCCCCTTCCCCTTGGACTGGTAGACCAAGATCAAACTCCGGCCTCACAGCAACTGATAGAAGAACTGGGGGCCTCGCCTCTAGTCGAAGTCAAGCTATTTGACGCTCAGAAGATTGAGACCGCTGTCCAAAACCAAGAAGTGGCTGCCGGACTGGTCATCCCACGTGGGTACGAAGCAGCGCGCACAGCACAAACTCCGGTGGTGCTTACGTTGATACGACTAGACACGCTCTCCGCTGCCCAGACGGCACAACAAGCTGTCCAGGACGTGCTAAGCCGAGCAGATATTGTCGCCCGCGCTGCTAAAGTGGCAGTCGAACAGCTTCGGGCAAGAACAGGAACAGCCCCTGAGCTTAATTCCGAAGCGAACGCAGAGAGTCTTGAGGAGAGCGCACAGAAGCTGGTCAAACAAGAGCTTGACTCTCCACGAGTAGCAGTACAGGTCACTGACGCCAAAGGCGCCTCCACACTCATCCCCGGAGGTTTCGACCAGTCCTCAACCGGTTCGCTTGTGACCTGGGTTCTCTTCAGCCTGCTAACCATTGCCACCACGCTTCCCTGGGAAAGAAAGCAGGGGCTGCTCCGCCGTCTCGCCGTGTCTGGAGTAGCAGCTGGCACGGTCTTAAGCGGCAAGATGCTTGCCATGGTCGCAATGACCCTGCTTCAGCAAATCTTCCTTGTGCTTCTGGGGCAATTCGCCTTTGGGGTGGATTACCTAAGTAGCCCGGCCGCCCTCGTACTTACCATGGTTTCTCTCTCTGCACTGGCAAGTACCCTCGGACTGCTTATTTCTTCACTTTTCCGCTCGGAGGCAGCCGTGGTTGCAGTCACTATCATTGTCGCTCAGCTGTTGGGCGCACTAAGCGGAGGTTGGTTTCCTCTGGAAATAACCTCCTCTGCTTTCTCGCGCGTAGCCCACGTTCTTCCCACCGCCTGGATAGTGGGGGCATTACACCGGATAGTGCTCGAAGGAGCCGCTGCAGGGGACCTGCTCTTACACTTCGGCGTCGTCTGGGCCTGGGTTGTGCCTCTGTTTCTGTTGGCAGTTTGGCGCTTTCGTGCTGCGGCCCGATATTAA
- a CDS encoding ABC transporter permease, translating to MLRALYIAIKDVRVTYRNIPALVMMFLGPLLLATAIGSAFGTGDNFVIPAVKTAVVNPPEASPFGAGGLIEAALTSPQLADFVRLTHYKTPADARTAVDQGKEDVAVIIPPGLAAALTDTTSSQAAGETSNATHQPVFVEIYKNPGNTLGPAIVGSVVNSILTEIQGARAAAVACANLAFAQGVIDQDQLNSLAQEAALAFMRTSQTQRQVRLETRPPAIQGPSVSKRPNVASQVLVGMMLFFMLFGGSIPARGILEEQRAGTLPRLFTTPTRRTTILGGKYLAVFLVVLIQSTVLVIAGWLLLGADWGPPGPVAALIVCGALVAASLALFCVSFAKTPGQAGAVSSSIFVAMALISGNFFGTANVGETFAKVRRVSPLGWLMEAWGGLLYGGSWADITLPVVAVLGFAVLFFALATYFFKKRYA from the coding sequence GTGCTACGCGCTCTATACATCGCCATAAAGGACGTGCGCGTTACCTACCGGAACATTCCGGCTCTGGTCATGATGTTCCTGGGTCCGCTTTTGCTCGCCACTGCCATCGGTAGCGCCTTTGGGACGGGAGACAATTTTGTTATCCCGGCGGTCAAGACCGCAGTTGTAAATCCCCCCGAAGCGTCGCCGTTTGGCGCGGGCGGCCTGATAGAGGCTGCACTTACTTCTCCACAGCTAGCTGACTTTGTTAGGTTGACACACTACAAAACTCCCGCGGACGCACGTACTGCCGTCGATCAAGGCAAGGAAGACGTCGCAGTCATCATCCCGCCAGGTCTAGCCGCTGCCCTTACGGACACCACTTCAAGCCAAGCCGCAGGCGAAACGTCAAACGCCACGCACCAGCCCGTGTTCGTCGAGATCTACAAGAACCCGGGAAACACCCTAGGCCCGGCCATTGTAGGCTCGGTGGTGAATTCAATACTCACCGAGATTCAAGGCGCAAGAGCGGCGGCTGTCGCTTGTGCCAACCTAGCTTTCGCCCAGGGCGTTATTGACCAAGATCAACTCAATTCCCTTGCTCAAGAAGCGGCACTGGCTTTTATGCGGACATCTCAAACCCAAAGACAAGTTCGGTTGGAGACCCGGCCCCCTGCGATCCAGGGACCGTCGGTTTCCAAACGGCCCAACGTGGCAAGCCAGGTGCTGGTTGGAATGATGCTCTTTTTCATGCTGTTTGGCGGCTCTATTCCAGCCAGGGGAATCCTGGAGGAGCAACGAGCGGGCACCCTGCCACGCCTCTTTACTACCCCCACCCGGCGGACAACCATTCTTGGCGGAAAATACCTGGCTGTGTTTCTAGTGGTGCTGATTCAATCGACTGTCCTGGTCATAGCCGGGTGGCTGCTTTTAGGAGCAGACTGGGGACCCCCGGGACCCGTGGCTGCCCTCATCGTGTGTGGAGCACTGGTTGCGGCTTCGTTAGCGCTGTTCTGTGTGTCGTTTGCCAAAACGCCCGGCCAGGCAGGCGCTGTGAGCTCCTCGATTTTCGTAGCCATGGCTCTGATAAGCGGCAATTTCTTCGGAACAGCAAACGTGGGGGAGACGTTTGCCAAAGTGAGACGAGTCAGCCCGCTCGGTTGGTTAATGGAAGCCTGGGGTGGACTTCTGTACGGGGGTTCCTGGGCCGACATTACCTTGCCCGTGGTGGCGGTACTTGGATTCGCGGTGTTGTTCTTTGCTCTGGCCACCTACTTCTTCAAGAAACGCTATGCGTGA
- a CDS encoding ATP-binding cassette domain-containing protein, translating to MEAIVVQNLRKQFDPPKGPVAVGNVSFSIRQGEIFSLLGPNGAGKTTTISILSCLLKPDQGEAWVGGFSVTRDPEKVKKLIGVVPQEIALYDDLTGRENLLFWGHMYGLRGKELERRIDEVLELIGLADRQKDRLSKYSGGMKRRINIAAALLHQPSILYLDEPTVGIDPHSRRAILDRVKELNAAGVTVLYTTHYMEEAEELSDRIGVMDQGRMIALGTKEELVQMVGGRTRIELTVDRNPEALAQRWKTFPGVENVSHIEDGRLFLLVEDASTLLPQLFDAARQEGARITAVNLTEPNLEMVFLHLTGRALRD from the coding sequence TTGGAAGCTATTGTAGTCCAGAATCTCCGCAAGCAGTTTGATCCTCCCAAAGGTCCCGTAGCCGTAGGCAACGTCAGCTTCTCTATTCGACAGGGCGAGATCTTTAGTCTTCTCGGACCCAACGGCGCCGGCAAGACCACCACGATTTCCATACTATCGTGCCTGCTTAAGCCCGACCAGGGCGAGGCGTGGGTGGGCGGTTTCTCTGTCACTCGCGACCCAGAAAAGGTCAAGAAGCTCATTGGTGTGGTTCCCCAGGAGATAGCCCTCTACGACGACCTAACCGGCCGGGAGAATCTTCTATTCTGGGGACATATGTATGGCTTGCGGGGCAAGGAGCTTGAGAGAAGAATTGACGAAGTCCTTGAACTCATAGGTCTTGCCGACCGTCAGAAAGACCGCCTGAGCAAGTACTCGGGAGGAATGAAACGCCGCATCAACATCGCAGCAGCGCTTCTGCATCAACCGAGCATCCTCTACCTCGACGAGCCAACCGTGGGGATCGATCCACACAGCCGCAGGGCCATACTTGACAGAGTTAAGGAGCTTAACGCCGCTGGCGTGACGGTCCTCTACACTACCCACTACATGGAAGAAGCCGAAGAGCTTTCGGACCGAATTGGTGTAATGGACCAGGGCCGCATGATCGCGTTGGGCACCAAAGAGGAGCTCGTGCAAATGGTGGGCGGGCGCACTCGCATTGAACTCACTGTAGATCGCAACCCTGAAGCTCTTGCCCAGCGCTGGAAAACCTTTCCCGGAGTGGAAAACGTTTCCCACATCGAGGATGGCCGTCTGTTCTTACTCGTGGAGGATGCAAGCACCTTACTCCCACAGCTCTTCGATGCAGCTCGGCAGGAGGGAGCACGCATCACTGCAGTAAACCTAACCGAGCCTAATCTCGAAATGGTTTTTCTGCACCTCACCGGCCGAGCACTTAGAGACTAG
- a CDS encoding response regulator transcription factor, giving the protein MRVLLVEDEARVASFIAKGLEDSGYVTEVAPDGRTALARLRESPVDLVLLDVGLPDIDGFQVLAEFRKVDQTTPVIMLTARGDVPSRVRGLDLGADDYLPKPFDFDELLARIRAQLRHVRQSQASVLQVGDVKLDLKTRQVVRGNRSVDLTTREFALLEFLMRHAGQVLTRSQILNGVWGYGFDPQSNVVDVYIGYLRDKLDRLGEESLIETVRGGGYRLRALPPAGANS; this is encoded by the coding sequence ATGCGAGTGCTGCTGGTCGAGGATGAAGCGCGTGTGGCTTCGTTTATCGCCAAGGGCTTAGAGGATTCTGGATACGTAACCGAAGTGGCGCCCGATGGGCGGACGGCCCTTGCCCGCCTACGGGAAAGTCCGGTAGACCTTGTACTCCTAGATGTGGGGCTTCCGGATATTGATGGTTTCCAGGTACTGGCTGAGTTTCGGAAAGTCGATCAAACCACGCCTGTCATCATGCTCACGGCCCGGGGTGACGTTCCCTCACGGGTGCGCGGGCTTGATCTGGGGGCCGATGACTACCTACCCAAGCCCTTCGACTTTGACGAACTTTTGGCTCGCATCAGGGCACAGCTTAGACATGTCCGCCAGTCCCAGGCCTCGGTTTTGCAGGTAGGCGACGTAAAGCTCGACCTCAAGACGAGGCAGGTGGTTCGAGGCAACCGAAGCGTGGATCTCACTACCCGTGAGTTTGCTTTGCTTGAGTTTCTAATGCGTCACGCCGGCCAAGTTCTCACCCGCTCGCAGATTCTAAACGGCGTCTGGGGATACGGGTTTGATCCGCAGAGCAACGTGGTGGACGTCTACATTGGCTACCTGCGGGACAAACTGGATAGGCTAGGAGAGGAAAGTCTGATCGAAACGGTGCGCGGCGGCGGCTATCGCCTGCGCGCGCTGCCGCCTGCGGGGGCAAACAGTTGA
- a CDS encoding HAMP domain-containing histidine kinase has translation MRVRLTLWFIAAVVVILAAIMVGVYAVLSEQLRSDLDGKLIQQIHRYQEAVASAPDAESLVALTREYLAGNRGESLGRAGFVLSLLTNQGDVVSNSSEVRPEELPQASELLDSGVPFSTEARWGSEDYRVVGTVVELKGEPVAAIFLAGSMEAIAATLRRLLVLLGLGGLAGCAAVGLGSWVLLGQALEPVSRITRTAAAITREDLSRRIGYEGPNDEIGELAQTMDAMLDRLEQAFALQERFISDVSHELRTPITIAKGHLQVLDRQSNPSPELMREEHALVIEELDRMDRLVGDLLTLARAGRADLLHKEQVDLDVFLRSLVQQGPHLGDREWKIDSLPGGSVEADQDRLTQVFLNLLQNAVAHTKEGQVIAVGGRWNPSRRGVSLWVRDEGEGMSEEVRRQVFERFYRGEGRPSGGRVGLGLAIARALVEAHGGTIEVESSPGRGAKFVVTLPAFSPSATRS, from the coding sequence TTGAGAGTACGCCTCACTCTGTGGTTTATCGCCGCTGTGGTGGTGATCCTCGCTGCGATCATGGTAGGTGTCTACGCTGTTCTATCGGAACAGCTCCGCAGTGATCTGGATGGCAAGCTGATTCAGCAAATTCACCGTTATCAAGAAGCGGTGGCCTCGGCTCCGGATGCGGAGTCACTTGTTGCTCTTACGCGAGAGTACTTGGCCGGAAACCGAGGGGAATCCTTGGGACGGGCCGGCTTTGTCCTTTCTCTTCTTACCAACCAAGGAGATGTGGTTTCTAACTCTAGCGAGGTGCGCCCCGAGGAGTTGCCGCAGGCCAGCGAGTTGCTCGACTCTGGGGTTCCCTTTTCGACAGAAGCCCGTTGGGGATCAGAAGACTACCGGGTGGTGGGCACCGTGGTCGAGCTTAAGGGTGAGCCGGTAGCGGCGATCTTTTTGGCTGGATCGATGGAAGCAATTGCGGCTACGCTGAGGCGGCTGCTTGTACTGCTCGGCCTAGGGGGTCTCGCAGGTTGTGCCGCAGTAGGGCTGGGGTCCTGGGTTCTCTTGGGGCAGGCGCTCGAGCCAGTTAGCCGGATCACAAGAACAGCAGCCGCTATCACGCGCGAGGATCTTTCGAGGCGTATCGGCTATGAGGGGCCAAACGACGAAATTGGTGAACTCGCCCAAACCATGGACGCTATGCTTGACCGTCTTGAACAGGCCTTTGCCCTTCAGGAACGCTTCATATCCGACGTGTCGCACGAACTGCGAACCCCGATCACCATAGCAAAGGGTCATCTTCAGGTTCTGGACAGACAGAGCAACCCTAGCCCAGAGCTGATGCGGGAAGAGCATGCTCTTGTCATCGAGGAACTTGATCGCATGGATCGCTTGGTTGGGGATCTGCTGACCTTGGCCCGCGCTGGGCGGGCCGATCTTCTCCACAAAGAGCAGGTGGATTTGGACGTGTTCTTGCGCTCGCTCGTGCAGCAGGGACCCCATTTGGGTGACAGAGAATGGAAAATCGATTCACTTCCCGGGGGGTCAGTAGAGGCCGACCAGGACCGTCTTACCCAGGTTTTCCTGAATTTGCTTCAGAACGCAGTGGCCCACACGAAAGAGGGGCAAGTGATAGCCGTCGGTGGGCGCTGGAATCCCAGCAGGCGCGGCGTCTCCCTTTGGGTTAGAGATGAAGGCGAAGGCATGAGCGAAGAGGTGCGAAGGCAAGTGTTTGAGCGCTTCTACCGCGGCGAAGGGCGACCGTCGGGGGGACGGGTAGGGCTAGGGCTGGCCATTGCTCGGGCATTGGTGGAGGCACATGGCGGAACCATCGAAGTCGAGAGCTCGCCCGGCCGAGGGGCTAAGTTTGTGGTGACCTTGCCGGCTTTTTCGCCTTCAGCAACGCGGTCTTGA
- a CDS encoding aspartate kinase → MKFGGTSVADAACIKRAAKRIVDVYKQGHPVVAVVSARGDTTDELIELAKEISDNPPAREMDMLLSTGERISAALVAMAIHDLGYDAISLTGSQAGIVTDTVHTKAKILDIRPHRIRRALEEGKIVLVAGFQGVSTTQDVTTLGRGGSDTTAVALAAALGAEACIIYTDVDGVYTADPRIVPEARKLDFISNDEMLELTAGGAKVMMLRSIEIARRYNVPLWVRSSFTENPGTLIGQEVKGMEQAIISGVTYALDDAKVTIHDLPDRVGVAARVFSELAKANINVDVIIQNVSAGGKADISFTVAESDLPKVAAVLDELQKELGFSSYDLDKDVAKVTLVGAGMKTYPGIAAKMFETLAENNINIEMISTSSIKISCVIRKQHVETAVRAIHAAFKLHEGMITREEVFS, encoded by the coding sequence ATGAAGTTTGGAGGTACGTCGGTGGCAGACGCCGCCTGCATCAAACGGGCGGCCAAACGCATAGTCGACGTCTACAAACAAGGGCACCCCGTGGTAGCGGTCGTCTCGGCACGTGGCGACACCACTGACGAACTAATAGAGCTCGCTAAAGAAATCTCTGACAACCCGCCTGCCCGGGAGATGGATATGCTCCTTTCCACCGGAGAGCGGATTTCGGCGGCCCTCGTGGCCATGGCTATACATGACTTAGGCTACGACGCCATCTCTCTTACAGGCTCGCAGGCGGGTATCGTCACTGACACTGTGCACACAAAAGCTAAGATTCTCGACATTAGACCTCACCGCATCCGTCGCGCTCTTGAAGAGGGCAAGATTGTCCTGGTGGCAGGATTCCAGGGGGTCTCAACCACCCAAGATGTAACCACCTTAGGGCGCGGGGGCTCCGACACTACAGCGGTGGCCCTGGCTGCAGCATTGGGAGCAGAAGCCTGCATCATCTATACAGACGTGGACGGAGTCTACACGGCTGATCCACGGATAGTACCTGAAGCCCGCAAGCTGGACTTCATATCTAACGACGAGATGCTTGAGCTAACTGCTGGTGGCGCCAAGGTGATGATGCTTCGCAGCATCGAAATTGCTCGGCGGTATAACGTACCCTTGTGGGTACGCTCGAGCTTTACTGAAAACCCGGGAACTCTGATCGGACAGGAAGTGAAAGGCATGGAACAGGCCATCATCTCCGGTGTAACTTACGCCCTTGATGACGCAAAGGTCACCATCCACGACCTCCCCGACCGGGTGGGTGTCGCCGCCCGCGTCTTCTCTGAACTAGCCAAAGCCAACATAAATGTGGACGTGATAATCCAGAACGTTTCTGCGGGTGGCAAGGCTGACATCTCGTTTACTGTGGCAGAGTCGGACCTACCCAAGGTGGCAGCAGTCCTTGACGAACTTCAAAAGGAGCTCGGGTTCTCCTCCTACGACCTTGACAAGGATGTGGCCAAAGTCACGCTGGTGGGCGCCGGAATGAAGACCTATCCGGGTATCGCCGCCAAGATGTTTGAGACCCTAGCGGAAAACAACATCAACATCGAGATGATCTCCACCAGCTCCATCAAGATAAGCTGCGTGATTCGTAAGCAGCACGTCGAAACGGCGGTGCGTGCGATCCATGCTGCTTTCAAGCTGCACGAAGGAATGATCACGCGGGAAGAGGTCTTTAGCTAA